From Strix uralensis isolate ZFMK-TIS-50842 chromosome 1, bStrUra1, whole genome shotgun sequence, a single genomic window includes:
- the TMEM158 gene encoding transmembrane protein 158: MLPLLLPALLAACLPPCQGWSPSAAASGQEEQEQELFLPPVNSSSRSLASLEMDLDGAASKEEGSSASPGTPAAASQEPFPSAPTSSGQQQQQQQQQRSQPQGQPQPAEDPHCNISVQRQMLSSLLVRWSRPLGIQCDLLLFSTNSHGRAFFSAAFHRVGPPLLIEHLGLAAGGAQQDLRLCVGCSWVRGRRVGRLRGAAPQAAASSSSSSSSSSSSSLSYPPAAEPGQYWLQGEPLNFCCLDFSLEELKGEPGWRMNRKPIESTLVACFMTLVIIVWSVAALIWPVPIIAGFLPNGMEQRRSTAAGTAAAAAK; this comes from the coding sequence ATGCTGCCGCTGCTCCTCCCGGCACTGCTGGCCGCCTGCCTGCCgccctgccagggctggagcCCCTCGGCGGCTGCCAgcgggcaggaggagcaggagcaagAGCTCTTCTTGCCCCCTGTCAACTCCTCCTCCCGCTCCTTGGCCAGCCTCGAGATGGACCTCGACGGGGCAGCAAGCAAGGAGGAAGGCAGCTCCGCCAGCCCGGGCACGCCGGCTGCCGCTAGCCAAGAGCCTTTCCCTTCCGCTCCCACCTCCTCcgggcagcagcaacagcagcagcagcagcagcgttcCCAGCCGCAGGGGCAGCCGCAGCCCGCCGAGGACCCGCACTGCAATATCAGCGTGCAGCGGCAGATGCTGAGCTCTCTGCTAGTGCGCTGGAGCCGCCCGCTGGGCATCCAGTGCGACCTCCTGCTCTTCTCCACCAACAGCCACGGGCGAGCCTTCTTCTCCGCCGCCTTCCACCGCGTGGGGCCGCCGCTGCTCATCGAGCACCTGGGGCTGGCGGCCGGCGGAGCCCAGCAAGACTTGCGCCTCTGCGTGGGCTGCAGCTGGGTGCGGGGCAGAAGGGTCGGGCGCCTGCGGGGCGCCGCGCCCCAGGCCgccgcctcctcttcctcttcttcctcctcctcctcctcctcctcgctctcctacccgccggcggcggagcccggccaGTACTGGCTGCAAGGGGAGCCGCTGAATTTCTGCTGCCTGGATTTCAGCCTGGAGGAGCTGAAGGGGGAGCCGGGCTGGCGGATGAACCGCAAGCCCATCGAGTCTACCTTGGTGGCTTGTTTCATGACTCTGGTCATCATCGTGTGGAGCGTGGCCGCCCTCATCTGGCCGGTGCCCATCATCGCCGGCTTCCTGCCCAACGGCATGGAGCAACGCCGCAGCACCGCcgccggcaccgccgccgccgccgccaagtAG